The DNA region TTAACCCCGCGCGGGGGCGGATCGGCAACATCACCAGCGCCGCCTTCCCGGGGCCGATCACCATCCGCAGCGAGATGAAGTCCCCCGGCGACGAGGACGACCTGCTGATCCAAACCCGCGACCTGCGGATGAACGGCCCCGAGGTCTACACAGACGACCGGGTCGACGTCCGCCAGGGCCGCTCTACCGCCGGCGGACGCCGGATGGTGATCCGCCTGGCGCAGAAGCCCACCGGCGGGGCGGGGCAGAACGGCCTGAAGATCGGCGGGATCGAGTCGATGGAGATCTTTGACGAGGTGAAGCTGGCGCTGAGCGTCGGCGCCATCTACCCCGGCGAGAAAGACGACGACCGCTCTCTGACGCTGCCCGTCGCCCGCCGCCCCGCGGCCGACCCGGCCGCCGCGGCCTGGGGCGCCGCCGTGGCCCAGGCGCCCGCGGCCCGCCCGCCGGCGCCCCCGGTGGAGATCTCCTGCCAGGGATCGTTCAAGTTCGACCTGGTGGGCCGTGTCGCCAGCTTCCGCGACGACGTGCACGTGTGGCAACTGAACCTCACCGGCCAGAGCGACCAGCTCATCTGCCAGGAGCTGCGGCTGCACTTCGAGTCGGACGCCTCGGGCAAGCCGGGCGCTACGCCCACCAACCTTCGGCCGCAGGCGCTCGAGGCCATCGGCCAGCCGGTGAAGCTCGACTCCCCGGCCCGCGGCGTGCGGGTGCGGTGCGACAACCTGCGGCTGGACATCGAGCAGCAACTCGCCACGCTCAGCGGCCGGGCGTCCATCAGCCACTCCACGGCCGAGGTGGAGGCCCCCGTGATCCGCTACCGGCACCCGCCGAAGGAGCAGCCCTCGGCGGTGGGCGACGTGTGGCTCGCCGGCCCCGGCTCGCTGCGGGCGACCCCCGACGGCCCGGGCGGCCGGACCATCGAGGCCCAGTGGCAGGCCGCCGAGGATGGCCGCTTCGCCGTGGCGCTCACCGCGGCGCCGACCCCCGAGGGCGCCGCTGCCGGGCCCCCCGCCAAACTGCTCTCGATCGTGGGCGCGCCGCGCTTCTCGGGCTCCGGCATCGGCGAAGTGCTGTGCCAGCGGATCGACCTGCGTCTGCTGGAGACCCCCGCCGACGGCCCCGAGGGCCCCGCGCTAGAGATCGACGCCAAGAGCGGGCTGGCGCTGCTGCCCGAACGGCTCGACGCCGCGGGCCCGCTGCGGATCGATTCGCCCCGGCTGGTCGGCAGCGCCGGCTCGCTGGTGGCCAAGTTCCTGGTCGACCAGAACGCGGCAGCGGGTGGCGGCCCGGCGCTCGGGTCGGGACGCGGCGCATCGCCGCTGACCGCCGCCAGCAACCAGCCCCCCGGCAGCGACCGGTTCTCGCTGACCGCGAAACAGATGCAGCTCGATCTCAGCGTCGCCGGCAAGCGGATCGACGCCCGAGGGCTGCGGTGCCGGGGCGACGTGGTGTTCGAGCAGTTGGCCACGGCGCCGGGCCCGCCGCCGCTGGCGGTGCGTGGCGAGGTGCTGAACGTAGGCGGCCTAGAGAAGACCGGCGCCGCGACGATCGACGTCTTCGGCAGCGCCGCCGGCAACGCTCCGCCGCAGCAGGCCGCCAGGGCGATGATCCTGGCCCGCGGTCTGGAGCTGCAATCGGCCGAGGTGCACCTCGACCAGGCCGCCGGCCGGATGTGGGCCGACGGCGAGGGGGACGCCAAGGTGCTGTCCGACCGCGACCTGCTGGGGGGCGCCAGCGGCCCGACCGAGCTCAACCTGCGGTGGGAAGAAGGGCTGCGGTTCGACGGCAGCACGATCAGCGTCCGCGGCAACGTGCTGGGCGAGGGCCCGCACGACTGGCTCCGCTGCCGCGAGCTCACCGCCCGGCTCAGCCGGCCGGTCGACTTCCGCGACGGCGGGGGCAACGGCGCCGGCAAGATCGAGATCGCCCAGGTCGACTGCGTCGGCGGGGTCGCCATCGACCACCGCACCGTCGACCCCGAGGGGCAACGCTCGCACGAACGCGCCAAGCTGGTGTCGCTGTCGATCAACCAACAAACGGGCGCCATCCAGGGCGCCGGGCCCGGCTGGGTGCGCAGCGTCCACTACTCGAACCCCGAGGCGGGCCTCGGGGCCCCGGGGGCCGCGGCCGCGCCGGCGGCCGGCGCGGCGCCCAAGTCGAAGCTCCATTTCCTCCGCGTCGACTTCCAGCAGGGGATCTCCGGCAACATCAACGACCGCGTCCTCCGCTTCCACCGCCGCGTGCAGGCCATCTACGGGCCGGTAGACGCGTGGGAGCAGCAGGTAGAGCTGGACGCCCAGGGCCGCGGACCCGTGGGCGCCGCACAGCTCGCCTGCGAAGAGCTGCAGGTGTACGAAGACCCCGCGATGCGGTTCGCCGGCGCGGGGCGCGACGCCAAAGACACCAAGATGGAGCTGCGGGCACTGGGGGGCGTGCGCCTGGCCGGCATGCAAGACGCCCAGACACGCTTCGAGGCCGACGCCGAAGAAGCGGTCTACAACCAGGCCAAAGACATGTTTGTGCTAGCAGGAGACGCACGCCGGACCGCGTCGCTCTCGCGGACCAGCAACCCCAACCTGCCGCCGGCGACGGTCACCGCCCAGAAGATCTCCTACTGGCGCGACCCGGTGGCGGTGAAGGTCGAAGGCCTCGGCGCCGGTCGGTTCGATGCCCAACCCGCCGCGACCGCCGCCAGGCCCGCCACGCCCCGCTAGGCGAGCGGCCGGCGTAAGCCGACGGAGTCTTCGCCCAAACACAAACTATCAACCACAAGCGGCGCGCCGAGGCGCACGCTGCCCAGGGTTCTACTCCGTTGGCTGACGCCAACGGCTCGCCCGGGGTTACGCGGTCAGCGTTTGTGGTTGGCCGACTAGGTTGATGACTTCTTCGATCAGCCCGCGGTGCGGAGCGATCAAGATCGGCTCGGCGCGGAACGGGCAGGTGCGTTCCAGCCGGGGGCTGAGCATCACGCCCCCTGCCTCTTCCACGATCAACTGCACGGCCGCGATGTCCCACGGCCCCTGTTTGACGCTCTGGGGCCGGTTGTCGTGCACCACCAGGGCCAGGTGGCTGAGCCCCTCCAAGCACCGCAGGCCGATCCCTGCGTTGGGGACTCCGGCGGTCACCAGCCCGGCGCCGGCGGGGCTGCGGAGGGCGGCGCGGCAGTGCGTGAAGAACTCCGTCTCCAGGGCCGCCTCGCCGTAGGGGTTCATCTCGACCCACGAGTCGGCGAGCAGCGGCTGCTCGCTGGGCGCCGTGAGCGGGGCGCCGTTCTTGAACGCCCCCAACATTTCAACCGCGTAGAACCACTCGCCCGTGAGCGGGAAGTAGGCCACCCCGGCGTGCGTGCGGCCGCCCCGGCGGCGTGCGATCAGCACCGAGGGGTACTGCGGCCCGACGTGCATCAAGAACGCGCTGGTGGCGTCCAACGGGTCGACGATCCACAGGTCGCTAATCGCCGCGGGGCTCTGGCCGGCCGGCAGGTTGGGGTTGAGCTCTTCGGAAAGGATCTCTGCACAACTCCCGCTGCGGAGCACCTCGAGCGCGGCCCGGTCGGCCCGGCGGTCGATGTCCGACACGAGGTCGCCCACCCCCTTGCGCTCCACCGAGTGCATGCGTCCGTAACCGTCGCGGATCACGGCCCCCGCTGCTTCGGCCGCCTGAGCGGCCAGGGTGAGGTCAGGGTCGAGCGAGAGCAGGTGGGCAGGGATCGGGTGGGGCATGCGGGGCGGGGGGAGGGGGGAGGGGGGAGGGGGGAGGGAGGGGAGGCGGGGCAGTAAGCCTAAGTCTCGCTTGAAACATCGAATGATGAAAGAGCGCTGCGCCATGGTTTGATTATCCATCGTGCGCAAATATGGAGCCGGAAGCGTCAGCGCCCGGAGGTTTTTGCGTACGTGGGACTCTCCGGGAGCGGAGGCGCCTCTAGGTGAGCGCGTGCTCGGAGACCTCCGGGCGCTAACGCTTCCGGCTCCAAGAAGGAACAACGCTCCTGCTTGACACGTCGACGCAAGCAATTACTGTACAAAAATGCACTTCATGATCACGAGCACGACGTACGGCGCTTGGCTCCCAGGCGACCCGCGCGGGTCCGTTACCTCGGTCCGCGACCGGCGTGAAGGGGAAGCCACTTCTAGTCACCGACTCGAGCACTCGACCTACGGGGAACCCTGGGAGCCCCAAATGATCGGCCTGCATCACAGCGCCGCGCAAGCTATGAAGGGCGATCCTGTTCGGCTTTCCAGGGCTCAAGCACAGGTCGTTGTGCTGCAGCTCCGCGAGACGGCCAGCTACCGTGGCTGGGCGCTGCTGGCGGTGGCGGTCATGGCGAATCATTTCCACGTTGTGATGAGCGCAAGCAACGACTCGGATCCGCAAAAGATTCTCAACGACCTGAAGGCCTACACGTCGCGGGCGCTCAATCGCAAGTTCGGCAAACCCGCGTCGGCTCGCTGGTGGACAAGCGGCGGATCAAAGCGCCGGCTGTTCAATAATGCTGCGATTGGTGGCGCAATCCACTACGTGAGATTCAAACAGTTCAATCCGCTAATAGTATGGCCGCCTCTCGAAGAACCGCAGCTGTGATCCACTCTGGAGCCGGAAGCGTAGGCGCCCGGAGTGTTCGCGAGCAACAACCTCCGGGCGCTGACGCTTCCGGCTCCAGGCTGCTTTATGGAGCGGTGAGGCCTATTCCACCACCCACGTCTCGCCCGAGTTGAACAACGCGTCCAGGTCTCCCGCCCCTTGGCGCTTCACCGCCTCGGCGACCTGGTCGTTGATCAGCACGTCGTACCGCGGCGCGTCGACGCTGCGGAACACGCCGATGGGCTCTGGGAAGCCGTCTTCGTAGCGGAGGCGGCTCAGCAGGTAGGCGAGGCTCGGCTCCGGGGCCGCCTCGTCGTGGAACAGCAGGTCGTCTTCGCTGATCCCCTTGCCCAGCTCTACCACCTCGGGGGTGAGTCCGTTCAGGCGGATCCCCTTGTCGCGGTTGGCGCCGAAGATCAGCGGCTTGCCGTGCTCTAGCTCGAGCGTGGTCTCGGCCTTCAGCTTGCGGTCCTTGGCGTAGTCCCAGGCGCCGTCGTTGAAGACGTTGCAGTTCTGGTAGACCTCAACAAACGACGAGCCCTGGTGGCGGGCGGCGCGTTCGAGCGTGGCGCCCAGGTGCTTGATGTTGGTGTCGATGCTGCGGGCCACAAAGGTGGCCTCGGCGCCGATGACAATCGACAACGGGTGCAACGGGTTGTCGATGGCGCCCATCGGCGTGCTCTTGGTCCGCTGCCCCAGCGGCGACGTGGGGGAGTACTGCCCCTTGGTCAGCCCGTAGATGCGGTTGTTGAACAGGACGATGTTGAGGTCCATGTTCCGGCGGATGGCGTGCATCAAGTGGTTGCCGCCGATGGACAGGCCGTCGCCGTCGCCGGTGATGACCCACACGTGCAGGTCGGGCCGGGCGCTCTTGAGCCCCGTCGCCACGGCCGGCGCGCGGCCGTGGATAGAGTGGATGCCGTACGTGTTCATGTAGTACGGGAACCGGCTGCTGCAGCCGATGCCCGAGACGAACACCGTCTTCTCGCGCGGGATCCCCAGCCCGGGCAGGATCTTCTTCATCTGCGCCAGGATGGAGTAGTCGCCGCAACCGGGGCACCAGCGGATGTCTTGATCGCTGGCGAAGTCTTGGGGGGTGAGGACGGGGAGGTCGAGGGAGGTGGTCATGTGGGAGATGATAGAGGTTAGATGATAGATGATAGATGATAGGACGGACGACGCTTCGCGATGCGCTGGCGCTAAATAGGAGGCAGCTTGGCGCGCAGTGACTTTTGAAGTCCGCGGAGCATTCTTCCTTCTTCTTCGATCATTTCGAGGATGCGGCTGGGTTGACTGGGTTCGAGGTAGCGGAGGCGTAGGGCGAGTTGGATGAAGGTTTCGAGTTCGCTAAGCGACCCGAACGCAATGGAGAGGTGCCGGAGGTAATCTTTGATCGAGTCGCGTCCGTTCCCTTCGGCGATATTAGCCGGGATCGAACTAGCGGCGCGGCGCATCTGGTTGGTCAGCGAGAAACGATCGTCGGAAGGAAACCCTGCGGTGAGCACGTAAGTCTCTTCTGCAATATCCATCCCCAACTGCCACACTTTAAGGTCGTGGTGGCTCCGAATATCACTCCCCATCTAAGCGAGCTCCCAACCGTCCCTATCATCTAACCTCTATCCTCTATCATCTCAACAATCTTCTGATGCACTTCCGCCACACTAAACGGCTTGCCCTGCACCTTGTTGAGTCCCACGGCATCGACCAAGAACTGCGAGCGGATCAGCATCCGCAACTGGCCGCAGTTCAGCTCGGGGATCAGCACTTGCTTGAAGTTGCCGAGGATCTCGCCCAGGTTGCGCGGGAAAGGGTTCAGGTAACGCAGGTGGGCGTGCGTGACGCTCAGGCCGGCTTTCTGGGCGCGGTGTACGGCGGTCGCGCACGAGCCGTAGGGGCCGCCCCAGCTCAAGACCAATAGGTCGCCGCTGGAAGGACCGTCCAGCTCTTGCAAGGGGATGTGGTTCGCGATGCCCGCCACCTTGGCGGCCCGCGTGTTGGTCATGTGCTGGTGGTTCTCGGGGTCGTAGCTGACGTTGCCGGTGACGTCCTGCTTCTCCAGCCCGCCGATGCGGTGCTGCAGGCCGACCGTTCCTGGCAGCGCCCACGGGCGGGCCAGCTTGTCGTTGCGTTTGTAGGGGAGGAACGTTTCACCCCCCGCACCGTTGGCCCCTTCACCGTGAGCGCCGTCACCGTTCGTGGGGGCTATCGGCCCGGGGTGCTGGATGTCGATCCGCGGCAAGTCGGCCGCCTTGGGCACTCGCCACGGCTCGGAGCCGTTGGCGATGTAGCCGTCGCTGAGGAAGAAGACCGGCGTCATGAACGTGGTGGCGATCCGCCACGCCTCTTGCACCGCGTAGAAGCAGTCGGCCGGGCCGCTGGCCGCGACGATCGGCATCGGGCACTCGCCGTTGCGGCCGAACATCGCCTGCAGCAGGTCGCTCTGCTCCGTCTTGGTGGGGAGCCCCGTGCTGGGGCCGCCGCGCTGAATGTTCAGCACCAGCATCGGCAGCTCGGTCATCACGGCCAGCCCGAGCGCTTCGGCCTTGAGCGCGATGCCGGGGCCGCTAGACGACGTGACGGCCATCTCGCCGCCGAACGCCGCGCCGATCGTCGCGGTGACCGCGGCGATCTCGTCCTCGGCCTGGAACGTGAGCACGTCGAAGTTCTTGTGCCTAGCCAGCTCGTGCAGCACGTCGCTGGCCGGGGTGATCGGGTAGGCGCCAAAGAACAGCCGCTTGCCGGACACCTTGGCGGCCGCGATCAGCCCCCACGCCAGGGCGGTGTTGCCCATGATGCTGTAGTAGGTGCCGGGCTCCAGCACCGCCTTGGGGACGTGGTACTGGGTGTTGATCGCCTCGACGGTTTCGCCGTAGTTGAAGCCCGCCTTGAGGGCGCGTTCGTTGGCCTGGGCCACCTCGGGCCGCTTGCCGAACTTCTCTTCGATGAACCGCAGCGTCGGCTCCAGCGAGCGGTCGTACAGCCAGAACACCAGCCCCATGGCGAAGAAGTTCCGGCAGCGGTCGGCTTCTTTCTGGCTGAGCCCCAGGCCCTCGACCGCGGTGCGGGTGATCTTGGTGATGTCGATGCTGTGCAGCTTGTACTTCTGGTCCAGGCTGCCATCTTCCAGCGGGTTGGTCGCGTAGCCGGCCTGTTCGAGGCCGCGCTTGTCGAAGGAGCTGGAGTCGCAGATCAGCACGCCGGCGTCGCGGAGGTCGCCGATGTTGGTGGTCAGCGCCGCCGGGTTCATCGCCACCAGGGCGTCGACCGTGTCGCCCGGCGTGAAGATCTCGGTGCTGGAGAAGTGGACCTGGAAGCCCGACACGCCCGCCTTGGTGCCGCGCGGGGCGCGGATCTCGGCCGGGAAGTCGGGGAAGGTGGCGACGTCGTTGCCCGCCAGCGCGCTGGTGGTGGTGAACTGCGTGCCGGCCAACTGCATGCCGTCGCCGGAGTCGCCGCAGAAGCGGACAGTGGCGTCAACGAGTTCCTGAACCTGCTTTAATTCTGCGGTCGACATGACTGGTTAGATGCCTCGGAGGGGATGCGCAAGGGATGAGGATGTTACGGAGTTAAAGTCTGTGGGGCTATGCCGTAATGATCGCCGTGCGAAAGGGGAGGTGGGGATTACGAAGAGATGTGGAGATAGGATTGCCGAGGGCCAAGTATCAACCCGGACCCAACCATTCTTGTTCTTGGTTTCGTGCAAGCTTGCATGCGATCGCAGCCATGCCCTACGAATGACCATCCCCACATCTCTTCGTTATCCCCACCTCCCCCTTCCGTCACCCGACAGGGAAGTCCGCCTTTGCACTGCTACAAGTGTAGCAATTGGCGGTCTGGGGCATAACGGCGGGTCGGGCAGAGATTGCCGACTTTTAACGCAATCTAGGGGCGATCCGGCTTCTGGTAGAACTTCGAGAGGTCGAAGCCGCCGCGTTGCTCGTCTTCGACGATCTTCAGCCGCTTCTCTAGGTACTCGATCCGGCGGGAAAGCGAGGGGAGCAGGTCTTCGTCGTCCCGTTGGGCCATCGGGCGGGGGGGCGACGGGTAGTCGAGCTGCCGGTGCAGCGAGCTGAACAGCAGCAGCGGGTCCTTCTTGCGGTTCGCCAGGGCGATCCGGCCCTCGCGGTCGCCGAACAGGATGGCCTGCGTCAAAATGTCGCTCGGGTTCCTCCGACGGTAGTGCTCGCTGTGGACGTAGATCAGGTCCGCGATGTCCACCATGCCGATCTTCCGCCGCAACGCGTCGATCCACTTGCGCCACGGCGGGTCGAACCCCGGGTCGGCCGCCACGGCCTCCAGGCCCCGGTCGTAGCCCAGCCGGTTCCGGCAGAGCACCTCGAATTGGTAGAGAAAAACCCCCTGCTGCGTGGGGGACTCGGACCGGTACTTGGCCTCGAGCTGCAGCACCTCGAGCCCCAGCCGGAAGTCGAAGTTCCCCCGCTCCTTCTCCCCCTCGGAGACGATGTAGGTCTGAAACGCCGTAAAATAGTGGGGCAGCCGGGC from Pirellulimonas nuda includes:
- a CDS encoding inositol monophosphatase family protein, whose product is MPHPIPAHLLSLDPDLTLAAQAAEAAGAVIRDGYGRMHSVERKGVGDLVSDIDRRADRAALEVLRSGSCAEILSEELNPNLPAGQSPAAISDLWIVDPLDATSAFLMHVGPQYPSVLIARRRGGRTHAGVAYFPLTGEWFYAVEMLGAFKNGAPLTAPSEQPLLADSWVEMNPYGEAALETEFFTHCRAALRSPAGAGLVTAGVPNAGIGLRCLEGLSHLALVVHDNRPQSVKQGPWDIAAVQLIVEEAGGVMLSPRLERTCPFRAEPILIAPHRGLIEEVINLVGQPQTLTA
- a CDS encoding 2-oxoacid:ferredoxin oxidoreductase subunit beta yields the protein MTTSLDLPVLTPQDFASDQDIRWCPGCGDYSILAQMKKILPGLGIPREKTVFVSGIGCSSRFPYYMNTYGIHSIHGRAPAVATGLKSARPDLHVWVITGDGDGLSIGGNHLMHAIRRNMDLNIVLFNNRIYGLTKGQYSPTSPLGQRTKSTPMGAIDNPLHPLSIVIGAEATFVARSIDTNIKHLGATLERAARHQGSSFVEVYQNCNVFNDGAWDYAKDRKLKAETTLELEHGKPLIFGANRDKGIRLNGLTPEVVELGKGISEDDLLFHDEAAPEPSLAYLLSRLRYEDGFPEPIGVFRSVDAPRYDVLINDQVAEAVKRQGAGDLDALFNSGETWVVE
- a CDS encoding 2-oxoacid:acceptor oxidoreductase subunit alpha, translated to MSTAELKQVQELVDATVRFCGDSGDGMQLAGTQFTTTSALAGNDVATFPDFPAEIRAPRGTKAGVSGFQVHFSSTEIFTPGDTVDALVAMNPAALTTNIGDLRDAGVLICDSSSFDKRGLEQAGYATNPLEDGSLDQKYKLHSIDITKITRTAVEGLGLSQKEADRCRNFFAMGLVFWLYDRSLEPTLRFIEEKFGKRPEVAQANERALKAGFNYGETVEAINTQYHVPKAVLEPGTYYSIMGNTALAWGLIAAAKVSGKRLFFGAYPITPASDVLHELARHKNFDVLTFQAEDEIAAVTATIGAAFGGEMAVTSSSGPGIALKAEALGLAVMTELPMLVLNIQRGGPSTGLPTKTEQSDLLQAMFGRNGECPMPIVAASGPADCFYAVQEAWRIATTFMTPVFFLSDGYIANGSEPWRVPKAADLPRIDIQHPGPIAPTNGDGAHGEGANGAGGETFLPYKRNDKLARPWALPGTVGLQHRIGGLEKQDVTGNVSYDPENHQHMTNTRAAKVAGIANHIPLQELDGPSSGDLLVLSWGGPYGSCATAVHRAQKAGLSVTHAHLRYLNPFPRNLGEILGNFKQVLIPELNCGQLRMLIRSQFLVDAVGLNKVQGKPFSVAEVHQKIVEMIEDRG
- a CDS encoding four helix bundle protein, whose amino-acid sequence is MGSDIRSHHDLKVWQLGMDIAEETYVLTAGFPSDDRFSLTNQMRRAASSIPANIAEGNGRDSIKDYLRHLSIAFGSLSELETFIQLALRLRYLEPSQPSRILEMIEEEGRMLRGLQKSLRAKLPPI
- a CDS encoding transposase encodes the protein MIGLHHSAAQAMKGDPVRLSRAQAQVVVLQLRETASYRGWALLAVAVMANHFHVVMSASNDSDPQKILNDLKAYTSRALNRKFGKPASARWWTSGGSKRRLFNNAAIGGAIHYVRFKQFNPLIVWPPLEEPQL